One Setaria viridis chromosome 3, Setaria_viridis_v4.0, whole genome shotgun sequence DNA window includes the following coding sequences:
- the LOC117850714 gene encoding protein YABBY 6 isoform X2 → MSAHIAPADHVCYVHCNFCNTVLAVSVPGNSMLNIVTVRCGHCTNLLSVNLRALMHSLPEQDHQLQENIKHGINGNHLEFGSSSSKFRLPMMYSPQNEHHLLQEQTLNARPPEKRQRVPSAYNRFIKEEIRRIKANNPDISHREAFSTAAKNWAHYPNIHFGLSSGREGGKKLVDEAVSVTPPPKKIQGLY, encoded by the exons ATGTCGGCCCATATCGCGCCGGCGGATCATGTGTGCTATGTGCACTGCAACTTCTGCAACACAGTTCTCGCG GTGAGTGTCCCGGGGAATAGCATGCTCAACATCGTGACAGTCCGGTGTGGACACTGCACAAATCTATTGTCAGTGAACCTGAGAGCACTGATGCACTCACTCCCAGAACAAGACCATCAGCTCCAG GAGAACATCAAGCATGGCATCAACGGCAATCATTTGGAGTTCGGTTCTTCATCCTCAAAGTTCCGTCTGCCTATGATGTACTCGCCACAAAACGAACACCACCTGCTGCAGGAACAGACGCTAAATGCTCGTC CTCCAGAGAAGAGGCAACGGGTTCCATCGGCGTACAACAGATTCATCAA GGAAGAGATCCGTAGGATCAAAGCGAACAACCCCGACATTAGCCACAGGGAAGCCTTCAGCACAGCAGCCAAGAAC TGGGCACATTATCCAAATATCCATTTTGGGCTCAGCTCCGGCCGAGAGGGTGGCAAGAAGCTTGTAGATGAGGCTGTCTCAGTCACTCCGCCGCCTAAGAAGATCCAAGGTCTCTACTGA
- the LOC117850714 gene encoding protein YABBY 6 isoform X1 translates to MSAHIAPADHVCYVHCNFCNTVLAVSVPGNSMLNIVTVRCGHCTNLLSVNLRALMHSLPEQDHQLQLFDSQENIKHGINGNHLEFGSSSSKFRLPMMYSPQNEHHLLQEQTLNARPPEKRQRVPSAYNRFIKEEIRRIKANNPDISHREAFSTAAKNWAHYPNIHFGLSSGREGGKKLVDEAVSVTPPPKKIQGLY, encoded by the exons ATGTCGGCCCATATCGCGCCGGCGGATCATGTGTGCTATGTGCACTGCAACTTCTGCAACACAGTTCTCGCG GTGAGTGTCCCGGGGAATAGCATGCTCAACATCGTGACAGTCCGGTGTGGACACTGCACAAATCTATTGTCAGTGAACCTGAGAGCACTGATGCACTCACTCCCAGAACAAGACCATCAGCTCCAG TTGTTCGATTCCCAGGAGAACATCAAGCATGGCATCAACGGCAATCATTTGGAGTTCGGTTCTTCATCCTCAAAGTTCCGTCTGCCTATGATGTACTCGCCACAAAACGAACACCACCTGCTGCAGGAACAGACGCTAAATGCTCGTC CTCCAGAGAAGAGGCAACGGGTTCCATCGGCGTACAACAGATTCATCAA GGAAGAGATCCGTAGGATCAAAGCGAACAACCCCGACATTAGCCACAGGGAAGCCTTCAGCACAGCAGCCAAGAAC TGGGCACATTATCCAAATATCCATTTTGGGCTCAGCTCCGGCCGAGAGGGTGGCAAGAAGCTTGTAGATGAGGCTGTCTCAGTCACTCCGCCGCCTAAGAAGATCCAAGGTCTCTACTGA